The DNA segment CCGCATTTTGTGCAACACCGTTGTACACTTTTACCCAATGAATTTTATCTAAATCAACATGGTTTCCATTTGCATCAATTGCCCAATGGATATCAAAAGCATCGCCGCCGCAGCCTTCTTGAACATCCAAAGTGTAAGGATTATCAGGGGTTAAAAACCAATCTTCAACATGACTATTATTAATGATAGATTTATTATCGGCATAACCATAGTCAAAATCAAGGTTTACCCACAAGCCGTCTGTAACACTTTGTGTAGATTTATGCTTTAATAGCGTACCATGTAGGGTATAGCTATCCTGATCGATATGCGGAAAACTATCGGCAGATGGATAATGTTCCTGTGTGTGAAATTCTTTCATATAACGTACAATCCCTTCATTTTCCTCATTGTCCACCCATGGAACATCGTATTTACCATGAGGATTGGTATAAGTTATGGCATAGTTATAAGTAGTTGCTGAAAGGTGATGGTCGCTTCCCATCAATTCGTACCATGTATCGTCAGGCAATCCGTTTTCATTCTCGTCTTTCATTACCTGTACTATACCGGGTTCCGAACTTCCAAGAAAAGCATTACCAAAAACGGTAAAATCTACACCATAAGGGTTATCGGAGTCGTTTTCAATAGGCTCGTCGAACCCTACAATAATATATCCACCCCAAAATCCGAGTGATACCATTCGCCCATTTTTTTCAGGAGAGCCTTTTATGCTTTCGGCATTCCACGGCAAACCTGGGCTGATATTTATAAACTGTCCAGGGGCAGGAGTATATTCTATTATCTCAGAAATGTACTGAGCCTTTACTAAAGATGTAGCAAAGACCAGTATACTTAACATTATCATCCTTTTCATAAGTTCGATGTTTAAAAAGACCTTACGCAACGAACGTTGGTCTTATACTCTATCTCGCTATAATATGGAGCCGCATCACCTGAATTATTTAGTTTTCCAAATCCTCTTCTTACAAGGTTTTTATCTGAACTATTGCTATATTTATAAGCATTAGTGCCATTTATTGACTGACCTGCTCCAATATTACCATCAACTAGTTTATCTAAATAAAGCACATCTGCAAACCAATATAAATGAGTATAATCATTACTAGTCCAAGGAATACCAAGCTTATCAATCATACCTTGATTGTTAAAAGCATTTCCTAATATTTCGGCTTCTGTTATTGTCGGTAATCTCCAATCAGTAAATTCTTTGCCTGCTTCATCAAAACGACTAGCGTCAGAACAAAGACGAGGAGCGTCGTAGTAATATACCATTGTTTCAGGGTCACTTCCATCGTATGCTTGGTCAGTTAATGCAATTGCTAAGCCGTGTGTCCCTTTGTCATTTACATAAAATACGACACCTCCTTGAGCAGAATCGCCCACAGCATAAGTTTTAGTTTCTTGTTGTTGTGTAGGTAGTTTTGCAAAACCATCATTGCTTAGGTAAATTGTATCGTTTGAGATAGATAGGGTTTGTAATTCGTTTGTTTCAGACCTATCAGCATTGTTCCACTTTGTTGTATCAGCTGCTGTAATTTTTGAAGCTATGGAAGCATCGAATACAGGATCGATTTCGCTTACACCACCAACAATTGATTCTGCTGTTTTAGCATGCATAGCATAAGGAACACTAAGTAATTGACTTATGCCCTCCACATCGTATGTACCGTTGTTATCAATATCTGTTTGGGTTTTAATAAAGAATTTACCATCAGCCCAATCAATAACATCCCATCCTGTTTGTCCGCCAAACTCAATGCTTACCAAACCGTTGCTATTAGGTGTTGGATTAAGAATTTCTGAGTATTCTTCACTTGCAGAAGTCGCATCATCGCCTTTTAATACGCTAAGTTTCATGCCAACTTGTGTGGTGACTAATTCACCACTTGCATTGCGGACTACTGCTTGATAACTCATTTTTTCGGGAGATTGAGCAAACACACTTATAGTTACTATTACTGCTACTAAAATTGTATATATCTTTTTCATCTTTATTTCTACTGTTTAATAATTTTAAATTCTTTGATTGATTGATTTTGGTTAATGATTCTCACAAAATAGGTTGACGGTAAATAATTGTTCATGTCAATTTGTGTTTCATTGCCCATAATGTTTTGTGATTGTAATAAATTACCCTTTATGTCAAAAAGTTGAAAATTCAAGGTTAAATGTTCTAAGTTTTCTATTTTCAAATTAAGGTAATTGCTTGTTGGATTAGGATATGCCGATACCGCAAGGCTGATACCCGTTTCTTTAATCCCCGTTGTTACATAAATTTCGTAGGCTTGCTGTACGCCTTGTGTTACAGTACCATTTGCGCCTGAGTTAGTATTGTATGCTACCTGCCCAACTGAATAACTTACCGAGCCTGCATTGCACGAAACATCACCTGCAGAAGCAGATATGATTTCCTGAGCATGTATTCCCGTTATGGCAATCTCCAACAGGAATATAAGTGATAAAATAAATTTCATTTGTGTAATATTTTTAATGCAAAAAGAACATCTATGGGCATACTAAGCCCATAGATGCTTTATTTTGTATAATTAGTTTTTAATAAAAGTTATTGATGCTGTACGTCCTCCATTTTCGCAATGGATTATATACATTCCGGGATATAAATCACTAACAGGAATGTCAAATGAAGAAGCAGTTGTTTTTAGTTTTTTAGCAAGATTACCTTCTTTGCTAAAAATGCTAATATTACTGCCTGTTTCTGTTTTTACAGTAAGTACACTGCTTACAGGGTTAGGCAAAACCGTAATTGTTAAATCCGAAGCTTGAGCTTTTGCTTTTGAATTAGGATACCCGGGTGTTGGTAAAGTAGCATGATTATTATTTGTTGACGCACAAGTAGTACAACCAACTTTAATCTCATCTACACAAAGATACATAGGTGTATTGGGGCCGTATTGCCCTGCATCGCTGGTTGTAAGTTCAAACGCTAAAGAATCCACTGTTCCCAAACTTTGTAGGTTTACCCATTTCCAGTTATCAACAACATAAGCTGTCGAACCTGTATAATCAGCAAGGTAATAAGCCACTGTATCAGTTTGTGTACCGTTCAAAAAGCCTCTGATAGTTACATAATAGTAATCTCCATAATCAAAAGCATCAGCAAAACCATCACCACATTTAATTGATTTGTATGTGTATGCGTTTAAGGTTAGGAAAAGCCCACAGATAGAATCATCCTGACTTAAAGCTAGGCCACAATGTCTATATGCGAAGAAACCTTCGTTATATCCATCATACATAACAGCGTACATATCATCCTCCCTGCTTTTTGCACCATCTTTAGGCATTGCAGCAAACTGACTGTGGAAATTTGTACAGGTGGAATCACATGATGGGTCGCAATCAAAAGCCCGTGTATTACTTACAGTAAATCCATCCCAGTAAGGCATACTGCTCCAAGTAGTATCGGCATAGTGCATAAAAGTCAAACATTCTTCCTCATAATTCCAAAATCCTCTATTGGCAGCTATTTGGTCGTTGTATTCATAAGTATGATTCCATACCTTTGTATAGGTATATTTATCTATTAACGAATCTGTACTAATTTCAAAATCAGCAGTATAACAATCATCACAGCTACGTGATGCCGATTGAGATGTGCTGAGAGAAGCAGTTGGAGTAGATTTCTTACTTGCTGGTGATTCAGTAGTTTTGTTACCTTGTAATGCTTGTATAGCATATACATTTTCTGGCCTTTGTGCTAAAAGGCTCATAGAGCAACACAAGAATATTGCAACTAATAAGTACATTTGTTTCATAATGCAATTTTTAAATTATTATTAATTGTGTTATTACTGAGGGACGGCAGATAGTTTTGGCGAACGCTGCCGTTCCGTTTTTAAAATCTTTTTTAAATTGTCTTTAATTTTAATGTCGGTATTTTATATTGTGCAAATTCAAAGGAACCGAATAGGATCCCGCAATAAACTAAATCACCCATTAATGAATTTTTAAAGAATGGAATAGCCACAGTGTAGCATGTTAGTAAACCGCTAAAGTCTTTTGTGTACATTGTCTCGGAAGTCCACACCCCAAAATTTGAGATTAAAAAGAACAATAGTGATGCTGATAAAGAAGCTACAAGGATGTTTTGAGGTTTAATTGGTTTAAGAAGAAAGAAACCAAGCTCACCAATGATAATGAAAGCCAGGTATGTCCAATAAAATCCTGGATAGAAAAAGGTGAAACCATTGAAATACTGAGCGTAAATAGTGTTGTTTATGACTATATCGCTAAGCCACATGGATAAAACCGGGATAATAAGTGCAATGTGCTTTTTTGAAAAGTAGGCTGAACTAAACAGTGCCATAGCCGCTATGGGTGCAAAATTTGGAGGATGTGGTATTAATCTGCTAAAAGCTGCAAATAATACTAAAAGGGAAAGAACCCCAAAACGA comes from the Saccharicrinis fermentans DSM 9555 = JCM 21142 genome and includes:
- a CDS encoding T9SS type A sorting domain-containing protein, whose protein sequence is MKFILSLIFLLEIAITGIHAQEIISASAGDVSCNAGSVSYSVGQVAYNTNSGANGTVTQGVQQAYEIYVTTGIKETGISLAVSAYPNPTSNYLNLKIENLEHLTLNFQLFDIKGNLLQSQNIMGNETQIDMNNYLPSTYFVRIINQNQSIKEFKIIKQ
- a CDS encoding DUF4465 domain-containing protein, translating into MKQMYLLVAIFLCCSMSLLAQRPENVYAIQALQGNKTTESPASKKSTPTASLSTSQSASRSCDDCYTADFEISTDSLIDKYTYTKVWNHTYEYNDQIAANRGFWNYEEECLTFMHYADTTWSSMPYWDGFTVSNTRAFDCDPSCDSTCTNFHSQFAAMPKDGAKSREDDMYAVMYDGYNEGFFAYRHCGLALSQDDSICGLFLTLNAYTYKSIKCGDGFADAFDYGDYYYVTIRGFLNGTQTDTVAYYLADYTGSTAYVVDNWKWVNLQSLGTVDSLAFELTTSDAGQYGPNTPMYLCVDEIKVGCTTCASTNNNHATLPTPGYPNSKAKAQASDLTITVLPNPVSSVLTVKTETGSNISIFSKEGNLAKKLKTTASSFDIPVSDLYPGMYIIHCENGGRTASITFIKN
- a CDS encoding DUF6580 family putative transport protein, which codes for MKKQKIDIRFGVLSLLVLFAAFSRLIPHPPNFAPIAAMALFSSAYFSKKHIALIIPVLSMWLSDIVINNTIYAQYFNGFTFFYPGFYWTYLAFIIIGELGFFLLKPIKPQNILVASLSASLLFFLISNFGVWTSETMYTKDFSGLLTCYTVAIPFFKNSLMGDLVYCGILFGSFEFAQYKIPTLKLKTI